A single genomic interval of Fibrobacter sp. UWB13 harbors:
- a CDS encoding prephenate dehydrogenase/arogenate dehydrogenase family protein, translating to MVARITMVGFGLLASSIAAAIKQAKLPTKIRAVSSPATLKRARELELADEFFEYDETEKWAKDSDLILLCAPILHILKMIDALGKVSWAGTNAGREILVSDIGSTKVEICKAGVRLPAPFRFVGSHPMAGSEKRTCEYNDPAIFENAYWFVCPPDGTPESVYAPLLEIIRFVGANPVVFPPEHHDRTMAWVSHMPQMLSSTLAGNLPERLLEHNYQHFAGRAFRDMTRIAASGWGMWHDIAVTNRDETTRALCEVRDGLDKTIAAMNGLNVVKDGKPASGDFENDEHSVVADNSQALADIFKAGNDGRASLFAPGRNNTNSFYEITVQLKDKPGALLSVMQPLAEEGINIRDIELMKVRENVAGTLLLAFKTQEEAARAVKTLQYLEYEVKERR from the coding sequence ATGGTTGCCCGCATTACTATGGTGGGGTTTGGCCTCTTGGCAAGCTCGATTGCTGCTGCCATCAAACAGGCTAAGCTCCCGACGAAGATTCGTGCCGTGAGTTCTCCTGCAACGCTCAAGCGTGCTCGTGAACTTGAACTTGCCGATGAATTTTTTGAATACGACGAGACTGAAAAGTGGGCGAAGGATAGCGACCTGATTTTGCTCTGTGCGCCGATCCTCCACATTTTGAAGATGATTGATGCGCTCGGTAAAGTTTCGTGGGCTGGTACTAATGCTGGCCGAGAAATCTTGGTGAGTGATATCGGTTCGACAAAGGTTGAAATTTGCAAGGCGGGCGTGCGCTTGCCCGCTCCGTTCCGCTTTGTCGGTAGCCATCCGATGGCGGGTTCTGAAAAACGCACTTGCGAATACAACGATCCTGCGATTTTTGAAAATGCATATTGGTTTGTCTGCCCGCCAGATGGAACGCCTGAATCTGTTTATGCCCCGCTTTTGGAAATTATCCGCTTTGTGGGCGCAAATCCTGTCGTGTTCCCGCCGGAACATCACGATCGCACGATGGCATGGGTGAGTCACATGCCGCAGATGCTGAGCTCAACGCTTGCCGGGAACTTGCCGGAACGCTTGCTCGAGCACAACTACCAGCATTTTGCAGGCCGCGCTTTCCGCGACATGACGCGCATTGCCGCCTCGGGCTGGGGAATGTGGCACGATATCGCCGTGACGAATCGCGATGAGACTACTCGCGCCCTTTGCGAAGTCCGCGATGGCCTCGACAAGACGATTGCGGCGATGAACGGACTCAACGTCGTGAAAGACGGTAAGCCTGCTTCGGGTGATTTTGAAAATGACGAGCATAGCGTGGTTGCAGATAATTCGCAGGCGCTTGCCGATATTTTCAAGGCGGGTAACGATGGCCGTGCGAGCTTGTTTGCTCCGGGTCGCAATAACACCAACTCGTTCTACGAAATTACGGTCCAGCTTAAGGATAAGCCGGGCGCTCTGTTGAGCGTGATGCAGCCGCTTGCTGAAGAAGGTATTAACATTCGCGATATTGAACTCATGAAGGTCCGCGAAAATGTGGCGGGTACGCTTTTGCTTGCATTCAAGACTCAAGAAGAAGCGGCCCGTGCCGTGAAGACGCTGCAATATTTGGAATACGAAGTTAAAGAAAGACGTTAA
- a CDS encoding 3-phosphoshikimate 1-carboxyvinyltransferase produces the protein MEFLMNPDRERMNLTLVMALLVNGRTVLENFAWASGSEKYAEALKDFGLTYELQGHQLVLNGKGFQYSIPTMLPFKFNEADNVMLWTLASKDEEQLYTFAAEVDDAGIARVNAAKETLQKYFKIKVQKDEPAKFVFNFLRDELNVKKDSLGNVSSVMRNRLLLRALIRNDYLNFEEKSTVHDQWTKMLIYFGAAVKYEGRGMEQLSEFERRLMIAQGKKIERTQFTELSETKVITAREYYVPGDTTEATAFAVLATVGNMPKDNVIKLLNVDLNSSRAGALTCLKRMGANVETVSRREKYGDVFGDVEIKPLASGKRLQGRRFSEDVIATALEEYPLLAVAACYGEGETILRVPKEVRKEMRPKNEFLAVNLRKTGAEVGVYDDGLVIRGLETIVNGSDFDGGDSAQMGLALSVLSLALQNDEPVENMDKVEAMFPGVVDKLKNVLVAENAEKNAEKAG, from the coding sequence ATGGAATTCTTGATGAATCCCGACCGTGAACGGATGAATTTGACGTTGGTGATGGCGCTTTTGGTGAATGGCCGCACCGTGTTGGAAAATTTTGCGTGGGCAAGTGGTAGTGAAAAGTATGCCGAGGCGCTGAAAGATTTTGGTCTCACTTACGAATTGCAAGGGCATCAGCTTGTCTTGAATGGCAAGGGGTTCCAGTACTCTATTCCGACCATGCTTCCGTTCAAGTTCAACGAAGCTGATAACGTGATGCTTTGGACGCTCGCAAGTAAGGACGAAGAACAGCTCTACACGTTTGCTGCTGAAGTTGATGATGCGGGCATTGCCCGTGTGAATGCGGCAAAGGAAACGCTCCAGAAGTATTTCAAGATTAAGGTGCAAAAAGATGAACCGGCAAAGTTTGTCTTTAACTTTTTGCGTGATGAACTGAACGTCAAGAAGGATTCTCTCGGGAACGTTTCGTCTGTGATGCGCAATAGACTTTTGCTCCGAGCGCTTATCCGCAATGATTACTTGAATTTTGAAGAAAAGTCTACGGTACATGACCAGTGGACGAAAATGCTCATTTACTTTGGTGCGGCTGTGAAATATGAAGGCCGTGGCATGGAACAGTTGAGCGAATTTGAACGCCGCTTGATGATTGCTCAGGGCAAGAAGATTGAACGTACGCAGTTTACGGAACTTTCGGAAACGAAGGTGATTACCGCGCGCGAATACTATGTGCCGGGCGATACGACGGAAGCGACTGCATTTGCGGTACTTGCGACTGTCGGGAACATGCCGAAGGACAACGTCATCAAGCTTTTGAACGTAGACTTGAACAGCAGCCGTGCGGGTGCACTCACATGCCTCAAGCGTATGGGCGCGAATGTTGAAACGGTAAGCCGTCGTGAAAAGTATGGCGATGTTTTTGGCGATGTCGAAATCAAGCCGCTTGCTTCTGGGAAGCGCTTGCAGGGGCGTCGCTTTAGCGAAGACGTGATTGCGACGGCGCTTGAAGAATACCCGCTGTTGGCTGTGGCGGCTTGCTACGGTGAAGGCGAAACGATTTTGCGTGTACCCAAGGAAGTCCGCAAGGAAATGCGCCCCAAGAATGAATTCTTGGCGGTGAACTTGCGCAAGACGGGGGCCGAAGTTGGCGTGTACGACGATGGCCTTGTGATTCGCGGCCTTGAAACGATTGTGAACGGTAGCGATTTTGATGGTGGCGATTCGGCGCAGATGGGACTTGCCTTGAGCGTGTTGTCGCTTGCCCTCCAGAACGATGAACCGGTTGAAAATATGGACAAGGTCGAAGCGATGTTCCCGGGTGTTGTCGACAAGCTCAAGAATGTGCTTGTGGCAGAAAATGCCGAGAAAAACGCTGAAAAAGCGGGTTAG
- a CDS encoding chorismate mutase gives MDINEWRIRIDELNDELMSLLNKRATYAAEIGKIKKQKGLPVFDEGREQSVLNLVAEKAAKAGGPLSPESFQNIFRVIMEETRKVEE, from the coding sequence ATGGATATTAATGAATGGCGCATTCGCATTGACGAACTTAATGATGAACTGATGTCGCTCCTCAACAAGAGGGCTACATACGCTGCTGAAATTGGGAAAATCAAGAAACAGAAAGGTTTGCCCGTTTTTGATGAAGGTCGCGAACAGTCTGTCTTGAATTTGGTCGCCGAGAAGGCTGCAAAGGCCGGTGGCCCGCTTTCTCCGGAATCGTTCCAAAATATTTTCCGTGTCATCATGGAAGAAACTCGCAAGGTGGAAGAATAA
- the galE gene encoding UDP-glucose 4-epimerase GalE: MKIAVMGGAGYIGSHTIIELYKAGHSVVVVDNLVNSSDESLRRVAELVGSPIPFVKADVRDAAAMDKIFSENKFDACIHFAGLKAVGESVAKPLEYYENNMNATFVLLHTMRNHGCKNLIFSSSATVYGNPAQIPITEACPKGQCTNPYGQTKSMLEEILRDVQKADPEWNIVLLRYFNPIGAHPSGRIGEDPNGIPNNLMPYITQTAVGLRKELGVFGNDYDTPDGTGVRDYIHVCDLASGHVSALKAIERKCGLAIYNLGTGHGYSVLDVVNAFEKVNNVKIPYSIKPRRAGDIATCYCNPQKAFDELGWKAQYGIEEMCRDAWNWQKNNPKGYKG, encoded by the coding sequence ATGAAAATAGCTGTTATGGGTGGCGCAGGTTATATCGGAAGCCACACCATCATCGAACTCTACAAAGCGGGTCATTCCGTTGTCGTCGTCGATAACCTCGTAAACTCAAGCGATGAATCGCTCCGCCGCGTAGCAGAGCTTGTCGGCTCCCCCATTCCGTTCGTCAAAGCAGACGTCCGTGACGCGGCCGCCATGGACAAGATTTTCAGCGAAAACAAGTTTGACGCCTGCATCCACTTTGCAGGTCTCAAGGCTGTCGGCGAATCCGTCGCGAAGCCGCTCGAATACTACGAAAACAACATGAACGCTACATTCGTGTTGCTCCATACCATGCGTAATCACGGCTGCAAGAACCTCATTTTCAGTTCTTCGGCAACCGTTTACGGCAACCCGGCACAAATCCCTATTACAGAAGCTTGTCCCAAGGGCCAATGCACCAACCCCTACGGACAGACGAAGTCCATGCTCGAAGAAATCCTCCGCGACGTGCAAAAGGCCGACCCAGAATGGAATATCGTTTTGCTCCGGTACTTCAACCCGATTGGCGCACATCCGAGCGGACGTATCGGCGAAGACCCGAACGGCATTCCAAACAACTTAATGCCTTACATCACGCAGACCGCAGTCGGACTCCGCAAGGAACTTGGCGTGTTTGGCAATGACTATGACACCCCGGATGGCACCGGTGTCCGTGACTACATCCACGTCTGCGACCTTGCCTCTGGCCACGTGAGCGCACTCAAGGCAATCGAACGCAAGTGCGGACTCGCTATTTATAACTTGGGTACAGGTCACGGTTACTCCGTGCTCGATGTCGTAAATGCTTTCGAAAAGGTCAACAACGTCAAGATTCCGTACAGCATCAAGCCGCGTCGCGCAGGCGACATCGCCACTTGCTACTGCAACCCGCAAAAGGCATTCGACGAGCTCGGTTGGAAGGCCCAGTACGGCATCGAAGAAATGTGCCGCGACGCTTGGAACTGGCAAAAGAACAACCCCAAGGGTTACAAGGGCTAA
- a CDS encoding mechanosensitive ion channel family protein, with protein MNDYYQFAILSAVVVAVYAFLYFVVHPLAKWIAIKTPNKFDDLLVKKKVISRALFFVPVIILVQSFPYVLAKGHWLYEFCEHIGNILFTVAAFLLASAVLDVIESLNERNVKMKLRPMRGIFQAIKLAMFCVATILVASQIVNKSPVIILSTLGAMATVLLLVFRDSILGLVSGIQINLSDLLRKGDWIEIERHHADGSVIDITLTSVKVRNWDNTVSVIPAYDLITNSFRNWRGMQESGGRRIKRSLFIDQQSIRFLTPEEIEKFMKIDVLRPYLERKLSEIGEDSGVSENVTVTKLNGRHLTNIGTFRAYCTAYLRSRKTIAQDMTLMTRQLAPTPTGLPLEIYAFANTVEWIEYENIQSDIFDFLIASLPEFGLSLYQYANRVP; from the coding sequence ATGAACGATTACTATCAATTTGCAATACTTTCTGCTGTCGTTGTGGCTGTTTATGCCTTTTTGTATTTCGTAGTGCATCCGCTTGCGAAATGGATTGCCATAAAGACTCCGAACAAGTTTGATGACTTGCTTGTGAAAAAGAAAGTGATTTCGCGTGCGCTCTTTTTTGTGCCGGTAATAATTCTGGTGCAGTCGTTCCCGTATGTGCTCGCGAAGGGCCATTGGCTTTATGAATTTTGTGAACATATCGGAAATATTTTGTTCACGGTGGCGGCGTTCTTGCTTGCAAGTGCGGTGCTCGATGTCATTGAAAGCTTAAATGAACGCAATGTGAAAATGAAGTTGCGCCCGATGCGTGGCATTTTCCAGGCGATTAAACTTGCGATGTTCTGCGTGGCGACCATCCTTGTGGCGTCGCAGATTGTGAATAAAAGCCCGGTGATTATTTTATCGACACTTGGTGCCATGGCTACGGTCTTGTTGTTGGTTTTCAGGGACTCAATTTTGGGATTAGTCTCTGGAATCCAGATAAACTTGTCGGACCTCTTGCGCAAGGGCGACTGGATTGAAATTGAACGCCATCATGCTGATGGTTCGGTCATTGACATTACGCTCACGTCTGTGAAAGTGCGTAACTGGGACAATACGGTTTCGGTAATTCCGGCGTACGACTTGATTACCAATTCATTCCGCAACTGGCGTGGTATGCAGGAATCCGGCGGTCGCCGCATCAAGCGTTCGCTTTTCATTGACCAGCAGAGCATCCGCTTTTTGACGCCTGAAGAAATTGAAAAGTTCATGAAGATTGATGTGCTTCGCCCGTACTTGGAACGAAAGCTGAGTGAAATCGGTGAAGATTCGGGTGTGTCGGAAAATGTCACTGTTACAAAGTTGAATGGTCGCCATTTGACGAACATCGGAACGTTCAGGGCATATTGCACGGCGTATCTCCGCAGCCGTAAGACGATTGCTCAAGACATGACGCTCATGACGCGCCAACTTGCGCCAACGCCGACCGGGCTCCCGCTTGAAATCTATGCGTTTGCCAATACGGTGGAATGGATAGAATACGAAAATATCCAGTCCGATATTTTTGATTTTCTGATCGCATCGCTCCCGGAATTTGGGCTTTCGCTGTACCAGTACGCAAACCGCGTGCCGTAA